In a single window of the Podospora pseudocomata strain CBS 415.72m chromosome 2 map unlocalized CBS415.72m_2, whole genome shotgun sequence genome:
- a CDS encoding uncharacterized protein (EggNog:ENOG503PB8N; COG:Q), translating to MADPVNSSSYGQPEKLIHNLKPSSVIGLATSCLKGWETWQYVVTIFLGLVVYDQVMYIYRKGSIAGPSFKIPFMGPFLQALDPKFDGYLAQWASGPLSCVSVFHKFVVLASDRDLAHKVFKSPQYTEPCIVPIAKDLLSHKAWVFLTGKVHVEFRRGLAPLFTSKALSTYLPVQEKVLGEYFDRFVAISEANNGKPTAFMTSFREIQCALSLRTFFGDYISEDAVKRIADDFYKVTAAMELVNVPFSMYIPFTKQWIGKKVADEVHEEFARAAGACKKNMATDAAPICTIDHWVLNMLESNRYRERISAGEEGVEKPANLIREFTNMEISETLFTFLFASQDASSSATTWMFQILAQRPDVLDKVREENLAARGGDRTKPFDLEMIESLTYTNAVVKELLRWRPPVIFVPYLALKDFPVTPDYTVPKGSMIIPSCYPALHDPAVYPNPEYFDPDRWITGDAETKTKNWLVFGAGPHDCLARRYVPMSFAGMIGKASLELDWTHHATPRSEEIKVFATLFPMDGAQLVFKKRKWD from the exons ATGGCTGACCCTGTCAATTCCTCCTCGTATGGCCAGCCTGAGAAGCTGATTCATAACCTGAAGCCATCATCGGTCATTGGGCTTGCAACGAGCTGCCTCAAAGGGTGGGAGACTTGGCAATATGTGGTGACCATTTTTCTCGGTCTGGTGGTCTACGACCAGGTCATGTACATTTACCGCAAAGGATCCATTGCTGGCCCCAGCTTCAAGATTCCCTTCATGGGACCCTTCTTGCAGGCCCTCGACCCCAAATTCGACGGTTATCTGGCCCAGTGGGCAAGCGGGCCCCTCAGCTGTGTTTCCGTCTTCCACaa ATTCGTTGTCCTTGCTTCCGACCGCGATCTCGCCCACAAAGTATTCAAGTCGCCCCAGTATACCGAGCCATGCATTGTCCCCATTGCAAAGGACCTCCTGAGCCACAAGGCCTGGGTCTTCCTCACCGGCAAGGTCCATGTCGAGTTTCGTCGGGGACTGGCGCCTTTGTTTACCAGCAAGGCCCTGTCGACTTACCTGCCAGTCCAAGAAAAGGTGCTGGGCGAGTATTTCGATAGGTTTGTGGCCATCAGCGAAGCCAACAACGGCAAGCCAACGGCTTTCATGACGTCGTTTCGCGAAATCCAATGCGCCCTTTCTCTGCGCACCTTCTTCGGCGACTACATCTCCGAGGACGCTGTCAAGCGAATCGCCGACGACTTTTACAAGGTCACTGCTGCCATGGAGCTGGTCAATGTTCCCTTTTCCATGTACATCCCATTTACCAAGCAATGGATCGGCAAGAAGGTGGCCGATGAGGTTCACGAGGAGTTTGCACGCGCTGCTGGTGCCTGCAAGAAGAACATGGCCACCGATGCCGCCCCGATCTGCACCATTGACCATTGGGTCCTCAACATGCTCGAATCCAACAGATACCGCGAAAGAATTTCcgccggggaagaaggagtggAGAAGCCGGCGAACTTGATCCGCGAGTTCACCAACATGGAGATCTCGGAGACTCTGttcaccttcctcttcgctTCACAGGATGCCTCGAGCAGCGCCACCACTTGGATGTTCCAGATTCTTGCTCAACGACCGGATGTGCTCGACAAGGTGCGGGAGGAAAACCTGGCTGCGCGCGGGGGTGACAGGACCAAGCCTTTTGACCTCGAAATGATCGAATCACTCACCTACACCAACGCGGTCGTCAAGGAGCTGCTCCGCTGGAGACCGCCCGTCATTTTTGTCCCCTACCTGGCTCTCAAGGACTTTCCGGTCACACCTGACTACACGGTCCCCAAGGGGTCCATGATCATCCCCTCGTGCTACCCGGCACTCCACGACCCAGCGGTGTACCCCAACCCCGAGTATTTTGACCCTGACAGGTGGATCACGGGCGATGCCGAGACGAAGACCAAGAActggttggtgtttggggcTGGCCCTCACGACTGTCTTGCGAGGAGATATGTGCCCATGTCTTTTGCGGGCATGATTGGCAAGGCGTCGTTGGAGCTAGACTGGACGCACCATGCGACGCCTAGGTccgaggagatcaaggtgTTTGCCACCCTGTTCCCCATG GATGGTGCTCAACTTGTGTTCAAGAAGCGGAAATGGGATTAG
- a CDS encoding uncharacterized protein (COG:S; EggNog:ENOG503P67Q) — MRHTLRRSCSACAKSKHSCDLGTPRCSRCVKRKVQCLYANEPLTAPQKKTIILPLGTRFSSVDPFESYPQTRLPRGHVQRLIHSFLHKIAFQYYPLDLSPTSNPFLVSWWPQALGDPALFHVSLQTACLDEELLAQRGFQASTVLMADSVALLRRKVEDSALAVQDGTMNSVITLAAIEFGKGNTRVSEMHVAGVKRLVDLRGGISSVRRTSPLTARMVSWVSLLVMGHPQFDTQDDAGIGDGIPPIPEWRLDLPILEDRLGNLNIDYPVKNVLTRLRCVFERAQSAPFPNTRLHDLTCFAVHRLLLTAAGAHVSSPTTECIRYGIVLYMFIIQGPTYFSHAALMNKLVTNLRQHLEQQQFEFAAHQDVNVWLAAVGLVASANNTAHYEWFAERARAASASLQLRSWTDTLSCIKRVLWLERVHSEGIFRPHWDMFFISSHNDVTTTDISQPTTPRSLVAIRSLPRGSPPGKKQSGVVTSSMDVIGFG, encoded by the exons ATGCGCCACACGCTCCGGCGGTCGTGCTCTGCATGCGCAAAGTCCAAACACAGCTGTGATCTTGGCACTCCCCGCTGCTCCCGCTGTGTCAAACGCAAGGTCCAGTGTTTGTATGCAAATGAACCCTTGACTGCCCCTCAAAAGAAGAcaatcatcctcccccttggCACCAGGTTCTCGTCTGTTGATCCTTTCGAGTCCTACCCGCAGACCAGACTGCCCCGAGGCCACGTCCAGCGTCTCATTCACAGCTTTCTCCACAAGATTGCCTTTCAATACTACCCTCTGGATCTCAGCCCAACCTCGAACCCCTTTCTGGTGTCTTGGTGGCCCCAAGCGCTCGGTGATCCAGCCCTGTTTCACGTCTCACTACAGACGGCATGcctcgacgaggagctgCTGGCCCAGAGGGGGTTTCAGGCTTCGACGGTGCTCATGGCTGATTCAGTGGCATTGCTGCGCCGAAAGGTCGAAGACTCGGCTCTTGCAGTCCAAGACGGGACCATGAACTCTGTTATCACGCTGGCGGCTATCGAG TTTGGGAAAGGCAACACGAGGGTCAGTGAGATGCATGTGGCTGGAGTCAAGAGACTGGTTGACCTACGAGGCGGCATCAGCTCTGTAAGGCGAACGAGTCCACTTACAGCGAGGATGGTCAGTTG GGTATCACTGCTCGTCATGGGCCATCCACAATTCGACACTCAAGATGACGCCGGCATTGGAGACGGCATACCTCCAATACCAGAATGGCGGCTGGACTTGCCCATTCTCGAGGACCGACTTGGCAACCTCAATATCGACTATCCCGTCAAGAACGTTCTCACACGCCTTCGCTGCGTTTTTGAACGGGCACAATCCGCCCCATTCCCCAACACACGACTGCACGACCTCACATGCTTTGCAGTACACCGTCTCTTGCTCACCGCCGCTGGGGCCCATGTATCATCGCCCACAACCGAGTGCATCCGTTACGGCATTGTTCTCTACATGTTCATCATCCAGGGGCCAACCTACTTCTCCCACGCCGCGCTCATGAACAAACTGGTCACCAACTTGAGGCAACACctcgagcagcagcaattcGAGTTCGCAGCACACCAAGACGTCAACGTCTGGCTTGCCGCAGTCGGGCTGGTAGCCTCCGCCAACAATACGGCTCACTACGAGTGGTTCGCCGAACGAGCACGGGCGGCATCGGCTTCGTTGCAATTACGCAGCTGGACCGACACACTATCTTGCATCAAGAGGGTGCTCTGGCTCGAGAGGGTACACAGCGAAGGCATTTTCCGACCACATTGGGACATGTTTTTTATATCAAGCCACAATGATGTGACCACTACAGATATCAGCCAGCCGACAACGCCCCGTTCACTAGTAGCGATACGGTCACTGCCAAGGGGATCACCGCCAGGGAAAAAGCAGAGCGGTGTTGTGACTAGCAGTATGGATGTCATAGGTTTTGGGTAG